One Stenotrophomonas maltophilia DNA window includes the following coding sequences:
- a CDS encoding arginase family protein produces the protein MPLRSRLILDLDGGVLPLPQAQTLALPQWHDPLRFACSTATLERFATEVLAPLPAQLGTVMLGSGDFHHLSLPLLQRMRTQAPFQLVVLDNHPDNMRFPFGMHCGSWVNAASKLPQISHIHVLGITSSDIGLGHAWENHWRPLIGGRLTYWCMDVDVGWGHRLGMGRAFRRFEHPEALVAAFATEQAKSPQPTYLSIDKDVFAEDVARSNWDQGRFQLEHALVVIEALRAGGLVGSDITGEVSLANYQSRFKRWLSSLDGQPDISADDLPVWQARHQQVNRELLAAMASVPMAG, from the coding sequence ATGCCATTGCGTTCCCGGCTGATCCTGGACCTGGACGGTGGCGTGCTGCCGCTGCCACAGGCGCAGACCCTGGCCCTGCCGCAATGGCACGATCCACTGCGCTTCGCCTGCAGCACTGCCACCCTGGAGCGTTTCGCCACTGAAGTGCTGGCGCCGTTGCCGGCCCAGCTCGGCACGGTAATGCTCGGCAGTGGCGACTTCCACCACCTCAGCCTGCCGCTGCTGCAGCGCATGCGCACGCAGGCGCCGTTCCAGCTGGTGGTGCTGGACAACCATCCGGACAACATGCGTTTCCCGTTCGGCATGCACTGCGGTTCATGGGTGAACGCGGCCAGCAAGCTGCCGCAGATCTCGCACATCCACGTGCTGGGCATCACCTCGAGCGACATCGGCCTGGGCCATGCCTGGGAGAACCATTGGCGCCCGCTGATCGGCGGCCGCCTGACCTACTGGTGCATGGATGTGGACGTGGGCTGGGGCCACCGCCTCGGCATGGGCCGTGCATTCCGACGCTTCGAGCACCCGGAGGCACTGGTGGCCGCGTTCGCCACCGAGCAGGCCAAGTCACCGCAACCCACCTACCTGTCGATCGACAAGGACGTGTTCGCAGAGGACGTCGCCCGAAGCAACTGGGACCAGGGCCGCTTCCAGCTGGAACACGCGCTGGTGGTGATCGAAGCGCTGCGCGCCGGCGGCCTGGTCGGCAGTGACATCACCGGGGAAGTGTCGCTGGCCAACTACCAGAGCCGCTTCAAGCGCTGGCTGTCCTCGCTGGATGGCCAGCCCGACATCAGCGCCGACGATCTGCCGGTGTGGCAGGCACGGCACCAGCAGGTGAACCGCGAACTGCTGGCGGCGATGGCTTCGGTGCCGATGGCCGGTTGA
- a CDS encoding GNAT family N-acetyltransferase, giving the protein MEMTSRASSTALEPAALLEGFLAHPPLGFEAGRLPSGLPTFLAPLDLTTTMDDDLRGKLLGLPLSRLWRPWITWKTRFVGATSTEYTPLPAHVAPEALAEDVTRHAIGDTRLLVVKDLAIDSPLLDDAANAHSGAFLQALLARGFVELEGMPLAWVAIDFDSIDGYLGRLSSSRRKNIRRKLRSRDDLQIDCIATGDPALANPQLQAELYALYLGVYAQSAVHFDQLDLPYFQHLLADTQGQGRMFLYHHQGQLIGWNLCYVHAGKLVDKYIGLAYPQSREHNLYAVSWMHNLEYALQHSLSHYVAGWTDSRIKAELGASFTSTRHAIHARSPLLRAALRRLAPYLQGEPDGGG; this is encoded by the coding sequence ATGGAGATGACGTCACGCGCATCCAGCACCGCGCTGGAACCGGCCGCGCTGCTGGAGGGCTTCCTGGCCCACCCGCCGCTCGGATTCGAGGCAGGCCGCCTGCCCAGCGGCCTGCCGACCTTCCTTGCGCCGCTGGACCTGACCACCACGATGGATGACGACCTGCGCGGCAAGCTGCTCGGCCTGCCGCTGTCGCGCCTGTGGCGGCCCTGGATCACCTGGAAAACCCGCTTCGTCGGTGCCACCAGCACCGAGTACACCCCGCTGCCCGCGCACGTCGCACCAGAAGCATTGGCTGAGGACGTGACGCGTCACGCGATCGGCGATACGCGCCTGCTGGTGGTCAAGGACCTGGCCATCGATTCGCCGCTGCTGGACGACGCGGCCAACGCACACAGCGGTGCCTTCCTGCAGGCATTGCTGGCACGCGGCTTCGTCGAACTGGAAGGCATGCCACTGGCCTGGGTGGCGATCGATTTCGATTCGATCGATGGCTATCTCGGCCGCCTGTCGTCTTCGCGCCGCAAGAACATCCGGCGCAAGCTGCGCTCGCGGGATGACCTGCAGATCGACTGCATCGCCACCGGCGATCCGGCCCTGGCCAACCCGCAGCTGCAGGCCGAACTGTATGCCTTGTACCTGGGCGTGTACGCGCAGAGCGCGGTGCATTTCGACCAGCTCGACCTGCCCTACTTCCAGCATCTTCTGGCCGACACCCAGGGCCAGGGACGGATGTTCCTGTACCACCACCAGGGCCAGCTGATCGGCTGGAACCTGTGTTACGTGCATGCGGGCAAGCTGGTGGACAAGTACATCGGCCTGGCCTACCCGCAGTCGCGCGAGCACAACCTGTACGCGGTGAGCTGGATGCACAACCTCGAATACGCGCTGCAGCACAGCCTGAGCCACTACGTGGCCGGCTGGACCGATTCGCGGATCAAGGCCGAACTGGGTGCCAGCTTCACCTCCACCCGGCATGCGATCCACGCCCGTTCCCCGCTGCTGCGTGCCGCCCTGCGCAGGCTGGCCCCGTACCTGCAGGGCGAACCGGACGGAGGCGGCTGA
- a CDS encoding aspartate aminotransferase family protein, translating into MNIFDKNADAAASDAQLLADEARYSSFGDTVHYVDPPKIFQRGEGSYMFDGAGVPYLDLQMWYSACNFGYSNKRLNDALKDQIDTLPQVASQYLHPTRVQLAKTIAVDMHEKFGLDGRVHFNVGGAQAIEDSLKIVRNARGGKSLMFAFEGGYHGRTLGASSITSSYRYRRRYGHFGERAMFIPFPYPFRRPKGMTPDEYSDHCVWQFERLFESEYNGVWDPKVGQAEYAAFYVEPIQGTGGYVIPPRNFFTGLKRVLDKYGILMVVDEIQMGFWRTGKLWSIEHFGVTPDVLVFGKALTNGLNPLSGLWAREELINPTVFPPGSTHSTFNSNPLGTRLGLEVLKLGKEMDYERTVPEKGAYFLDGLRGLQKRHPEIGDVDGLGLALRAEICQTDGYTPNKELLDRMVDIGLAGDLLHDGKRMGLVLDVGGWYKNVITFAPSLDISYEEIDLAITLLDQALTKAKG; encoded by the coding sequence ATGAATATTTTTGACAAGAACGCCGACGCCGCTGCCTCCGACGCGCAGCTGCTGGCCGACGAAGCCCGCTACAGTTCCTTCGGCGACACCGTCCACTACGTCGACCCGCCGAAGATCTTCCAGCGCGGCGAAGGCAGCTACATGTTCGACGGTGCGGGCGTGCCCTACCTCGACCTGCAGATGTGGTACTCGGCCTGCAACTTCGGCTACAGCAACAAGCGTCTGAACGATGCGCTGAAGGACCAGATCGACACCCTGCCGCAGGTGGCCAGCCAGTACCTGCACCCGACCCGCGTGCAGCTGGCCAAGACCATTGCCGTGGACATGCACGAGAAGTTCGGCCTCGACGGCCGCGTGCATTTCAACGTCGGCGGCGCGCAGGCCATCGAGGACTCGCTGAAGATCGTGCGCAACGCGCGCGGCGGCAAGAGCCTGATGTTCGCCTTCGAAGGCGGCTACCACGGCCGCACCCTGGGTGCGTCGTCGATCACCTCCAGCTACCGCTACCGCCGCCGCTACGGCCACTTCGGCGAGCGCGCGATGTTCATTCCGTTCCCGTACCCCTTCCGTCGCCCGAAGGGCATGACCCCGGACGAGTACTCCGACCACTGCGTGTGGCAGTTCGAGCGCCTGTTCGAAAGCGAATACAACGGCGTGTGGGATCCCAAGGTCGGCCAGGCCGAGTACGCCGCGTTCTACGTCGAGCCGATCCAGGGCACCGGCGGCTACGTCATCCCGCCGCGCAACTTCTTCACCGGCCTCAAGCGCGTGCTGGACAAGTACGGCATCCTGATGGTGGTCGATGAAATCCAGATGGGCTTCTGGCGCACCGGCAAGCTGTGGTCGATCGAGCACTTCGGCGTGACCCCGGACGTGCTGGTGTTCGGCAAGGCGCTGACCAACGGCCTGAACCCGCTGTCGGGCCTGTGGGCGCGCGAAGAGCTGATCAACCCGACCGTGTTCCCGCCGGGCTCCACCCACTCCACCTTCAACTCCAACCCGCTGGGCACCCGCCTGGGCCTGGAAGTGCTGAAGCTGGGCAAGGAAATGGATTACGAGCGCACCGTGCCGGAAAAGGGCGCGTACTTCCTCGACGGCCTGCGTGGCCTGCAGAAGCGCCACCCGGAAATCGGCGACGTCGACGGCCTGGGCCTGGCCCTGCGTGCGGAAATCTGCCAGACCGACGGCTACACCCCGAACAAGGAACTGCTGGACCGCATGGTCGACATCGGCCTGGCCGGTGACCTGCTGCACGACGGCAAGCGCATGGGCCTCGTGCTCGACGTGGGTGGCTGGTACAAGAACGTGATCACCTTCGCGCCGTCGCTGGACATCAGCTACGAAGAGATCGACCTGGCGATCACCCTGCTCGACCAGGCGCTGACCAAGGCCAAGGGCTGA
- a CDS encoding MtnX-like HAD-IB family phosphatase translates to MHWSILCDFDGTISLEDVIDSLLEKYGQPGWQELEDQWKSGRIGSRECLQGQVRLLKLDPATLDAHLDQVKIDPGFAAFVSRAEQLGVPLRIVSDGLDYAIHRILANYGLSRLPVVANHLRWCEDHWELESPYQAEGCRSGTCKCTCAAQARANEAPRVLMIGDGSSDFCVSEDADFVFAKRRLITHCTNAGIEHAAIDTFHDAIALLPRLLDGSLLQPRRIDASPQPTALPLLLATA, encoded by the coding sequence ATGCACTGGAGCATCCTGTGTGACTTCGACGGCACCATCAGCCTCGAAGATGTCATCGACTCGCTGCTGGAGAAGTACGGCCAGCCGGGCTGGCAGGAACTGGAAGACCAGTGGAAGTCGGGAAGGATCGGCTCGCGTGAATGCTTGCAGGGCCAGGTGCGGCTGCTGAAGCTGGACCCGGCCACGCTCGACGCACACCTGGACCAGGTAAAGATCGATCCGGGCTTCGCCGCCTTTGTCAGCCGCGCCGAACAACTGGGCGTGCCGCTGCGCATCGTCAGCGACGGCCTGGACTATGCGATCCACCGCATCCTCGCCAACTACGGCCTGTCGCGGCTGCCGGTGGTGGCCAACCATCTGCGCTGGTGCGAAGACCACTGGGAACTGGAGTCGCCCTACCAGGCCGAAGGGTGCCGCAGCGGTACCTGCAAGTGCACCTGCGCCGCGCAGGCGCGTGCCAACGAAGCTCCGCGCGTGCTGATGATCGGCGACGGCAGTTCGGATTTCTGCGTGTCCGAAGATGCTGACTTCGTGTTTGCCAAGCGCCGCCTGATCACGCATTGCACCAATGCCGGCATCGAACATGCCGCGATCGATACCTTCCACGATGCCATCGCGCTGTTGCCGCGCCTGCTCGATGGCAGCCTGCTGCAGCCACGTCGCATCGACGCCAGCCCGCAGCCCACTGCACTGCCCCTGCTGCTGGCCACCGCCTGA
- a CDS encoding DegT/DnrJ/EryC1/StrS family aminotransferase, producing the protein MSLFARELPPTAGLPMQASDFLPGGGDLRDILASQLGTPPLQLTCSGTHALLIALRTLRKRAPKRDTVIMPAYTCPLVPIAVHSLGLRVQLCDTRHDHFDFDPGQLRRLADARTLAILPTHLGGRIADVELACEVARGAGAWVIEDAAQALGARAGNNSVGLRGDIGFFSLAAGKGLSLHEGGLLVSRDDELRAALAEHAAEQVRFSLRWELLRSVQLLGLAACYRPSLLSLVYGNPLRSALQRGNLEEAVGDIFPLDIPQHRVSHWRQNIGAHAARRLPAFLQAGRLRALQLRVQLAQLPAVEVVDGLAGTGGTWPMLMLLLPSQRARDAALKNLWPRGLGASRMFIHALPDYAYLRGIVSQDDMPNARDFAARMLTLGNSAWQTREETAEILQALADAQR; encoded by the coding sequence ATGAGCCTGTTCGCGCGCGAACTGCCGCCCACTGCTGGCCTGCCGATGCAGGCCAGCGATTTCCTTCCCGGTGGCGGCGACCTGCGCGACATCCTGGCCAGCCAGCTCGGCACACCGCCGCTGCAGCTGACCTGTTCCGGTACGCACGCTCTGCTGATCGCGCTGCGTACGCTGCGCAAGCGTGCACCAAAGCGCGACACCGTGATCATGCCGGCCTACACCTGTCCGCTGGTGCCGATCGCGGTGCACAGCCTGGGTCTGCGCGTGCAGCTGTGCGATACCCGGCACGACCATTTCGACTTCGACCCCGGCCAGCTCAGGCGTCTGGCCGATGCACGCACGCTGGCGATCCTGCCCACCCATCTTGGCGGTCGCATCGCCGACGTCGAGCTGGCCTGCGAGGTCGCGCGCGGCGCCGGTGCCTGGGTGATCGAAGATGCCGCACAGGCACTCGGTGCACGCGCTGGCAATAACAGTGTCGGCCTGCGCGGCGATATCGGATTCTTCAGCCTGGCCGCCGGCAAGGGGCTGAGTCTGCACGAAGGCGGCCTGCTGGTCAGCCGCGATGACGAACTGCGTGCCGCGCTGGCCGAACATGCGGCCGAGCAGGTCCGTTTCAGCCTGCGCTGGGAGCTGCTTCGCAGCGTGCAGCTGCTGGGCCTTGCCGCCTGCTACCGCCCCTCGCTGCTGTCGCTGGTGTACGGCAATCCACTGCGCAGCGCACTGCAACGCGGCAATCTGGAAGAAGCGGTCGGTGACATTTTCCCGCTGGATATCCCGCAGCACCGGGTCAGCCACTGGCGGCAGAACATCGGCGCCCACGCTGCACGGCGGCTGCCGGCGTTCCTGCAGGCCGGGCGCCTGCGCGCATTGCAGCTGCGCGTGCAGCTGGCACAGCTGCCGGCGGTGGAGGTGGTCGATGGCCTGGCCGGTACCGGCGGCACCTGGCCGATGCTGATGCTGCTGCTGCCCAGCCAGCGCGCGCGCGATGCCGCGCTGAAGAACCTGTGGCCACGTGGCCTCGGTGCCAGCCGCATGTTCATCCATGCCCTGCCCGACTACGCCTACCTGCGTGGCATCGTGTCGCAGGACGACATGCCGAACGCACGCGACTTCGCCGCACGCATGCTGACCCTCGGCAACAGCGCCTGGCAGACCCGTGAAGAGACCGCAGAGATTCTGCAGGCATTGGCTGATGCACAACGCTGA
- a CDS encoding DMT family transporter, which translates to MRRLYVIGFPLLMAFDTLAQLCFKYAGDAALPVEANTAWLLRVLSQPWVYGAILGYVGAFFTWMSLLRHAPIGPAFAASHLEVISVLLLSAWLLNEPLTLHHLLGAVLIVAGIVCLGRAEADDPHSPAESTS; encoded by the coding sequence ATGAGGCGCCTGTATGTCATCGGCTTCCCGCTGCTGATGGCCTTCGACACGCTGGCCCAGCTGTGCTTCAAGTACGCCGGTGATGCCGCGCTGCCGGTCGAGGCCAACACCGCGTGGCTGCTGCGCGTGTTGTCGCAGCCGTGGGTGTACGGCGCCATCCTCGGCTACGTGGGTGCGTTCTTCACCTGGATGAGCCTGCTGCGGCACGCGCCGATCGGCCCCGCGTTCGCCGCCTCGCACCTGGAAGTGATCAGCGTGCTGCTGCTGTCGGCGTGGCTGTTGAACGAGCCGCTGACGCTGCACCATCTGCTCGGTGCGGTCCTGATCGTGGCCGGCATCGTGTGCCTTGGCCGCGCTGAAGCGGACGACCCGCACAGCCCCGCCGAAAGCACCTCGTGA
- a CDS encoding EamA family transporter — protein sequence MGALATLLWLANVVLDTGGQLAFKAAASDPQEGEGLQRWKHMLSRPWLWIGIACYVLEFVAWIAFLSLVPLSKGVLLGSINIVALMIAGRFLFREKLTPLRVTGMLLVTAGVAVVGAGS from the coding sequence ATGGGGGCACTCGCCACGCTGCTGTGGCTGGCCAATGTGGTACTCGATACCGGTGGCCAGCTCGCCTTCAAGGCCGCCGCCAGCGATCCGCAGGAAGGCGAAGGACTGCAACGCTGGAAACACATGCTCAGCCGTCCCTGGCTGTGGATCGGCATCGCCTGTTATGTGCTTGAGTTCGTCGCCTGGATCGCGTTCCTGTCGCTGGTGCCGCTGTCCAAGGGCGTGCTGCTGGGCTCGATCAACATCGTCGCGCTGATGATTGCCGGACGCTTCCTGTTCCGCGAAAAGCTCACGCCGCTGCGAGTGACCGGCATGCTGCTGGTCACTGCGGGCGTGGCGGTGGTGGGAGCCGGCTCATGA